One window from the genome of Osmerus eperlanus chromosome 3, fOsmEpe2.1, whole genome shotgun sequence encodes:
- the LOC134017237 gene encoding muscleblind-like protein 2 isoform X10, with protein MALNMSSIRDTKWLTLEVCRQFQRGTCSRSDEECKFAHPPKSCQVENGRVIACFDSLKGRCSRENCKYLHPPSHLKTQLEINGRNNLIQQKTAVAMLAQQMQFMIPGTSMQPVPSFSMSQGLGQSPGLSYAPYMTPMSHGMGLVAADMLPSAPVIIPGSPPINVQSSSSSSSSQKMLRTDKLEVCREFQRGNCARGETDCRFAHPSDSPMIDTSDNTVTVCMDYIKSRCSREKCKYFHPPAHLQAKIKATQHQVNHTAVAAQAAAAMFPHGLLHPLPKRQALEKSNGASSLFNPSVLHYQQALANAQLHQPAFFPTVPMMYSATPAAVSAATTPATSPYAATAPANQIILK; from the exons ATGGCTTTAAATATGTCTTCGATTAGAGACACAAAATGGCTGACATTGGAAGTGTGTCGTCAGTTTCAGAGAGGAACTTGCTCACGGAGTGATGAGGAATGCAAATTTGCACACCCACCAAAGAGCTGCCAGGTCGAAAATGGAAGAGTTATAGCCTGCTTCGACTCGCTAAAG GGTCGATGTTCTAGAGAAAATTGTAAGTACCTTCATCCACCTTCGCATTTAAAAACCCAGCTAGAGATTAACGGACGGAACAACCTCATCCAGCAGAAAACAGCCGTCGCCATGCTGGCCCAGCAGATGCAGTTCATGATCCCAGGAACCAGCATGCAGCCAGTA CCTTCTTTTTCTATGAGCCAAGGACTTGGTCAGAGCCCTGGACTTAGCTATGCTCCTTACATGACCCCCATGAGCCACGGGATGGGGCTTGTCGCCGCGGACATGCTTCCCAGCGCCCCAGTCATCATCCCTGGCAGCCCCCCCATCAATGTCCAgagctcctcgtcctcctcgtcctcacaGAAGATGCTGCGCACAGACAAACTTGAG gTGTGCCGGGAGTTCCAGCGGGGCAACTGCGCTCGGGGCGAGACGGACTGCCGCTTCGCCCACCCCAGCGACAGCCCCATGATCGACACCAGCGACAACACGGTGACCGTGTGCATGGACTACATCAAGAGCCGCTGCTCCCGGGAGAAGTGCAAGTACTTCCACCCCCCTGCACACTTACAGGCCAAAATCAAAGCTACCCAGCACCAGGTCAACCACACTGCCGTGGCGGCCCAGGCAGCAGCAGCCATG tTTCCCCACGGCCTCCTGCATCCGCTACCAAAGAGACAAGCACTGGAGAAGAGCAACGGGGCCAGCTCTCTCTTCAACCCCAGTGTTTTGCACTACCAGCAGGCTCTGGCCAATGCACAGCTCCATCAGCCTGCATTCTTTCCCACAG TCCCCATGATGTACAGCGCTACGCCTGCTGCTGTCTCTGCAGCCACTACTCCTGCCACAAGCCCCTACGCAGCAACAGCTCCGGCCAATCAG ATCATCCTCAAGTAA